In Desulfomicrobium escambiense DSM 10707, one genomic interval encodes:
- a CDS encoding histidinol-phosphatase → MQRISLHGGHSGQFCDHARDTLAEIVAAYHAAGFECVGLTEHMPPLSDAWLYPDEVELGRTAVWMQERFGRYVAEARRLEREYAGRMRILVGMESEWYPGCGEWVARLRREHELDYVVGSVHHVGGQCFDFSKEAYADTADRLGGLEPMYLAYFDSQLTMMQTIKPELVGHLDLIRLHDPNYPDTLAKPEVWRRIMRNLVYVREIGAVMDMNARALLKGQAEPYVCGSILQAASGMGICFAYGDDAHGHCEVGFGFERVDALLFGVGEMSIKSCEV, encoded by the coding sequence ATGCAGCGGATCAGCCTCCACGGCGGCCACAGCGGCCAGTTCTGCGACCACGCCCGAGACACCCTGGCGGAAATCGTCGCGGCCTACCACGCCGCGGGGTTTGAATGCGTGGGGCTTACGGAGCATATGCCACCGCTGAGCGATGCGTGGCTCTATCCCGACGAGGTTGAGTTGGGCAGGACGGCGGTATGGATGCAGGAGCGATTCGGGCGATATGTGGCCGAGGCCAGGCGGCTGGAGCGGGAATACGCCGGGCGCATGCGGATTTTGGTGGGGATGGAGAGCGAGTGGTATCCGGGGTGCGGGGAATGGGTGGCAAGGCTGCGGCGCGAGCATGAGTTGGATTACGTGGTTGGCTCGGTCCACCACGTAGGTGGGCAGTGTTTCGATTTTTCGAAAGAGGCTTATGCTGACACAGCAGACAGGTTAGGAGGGCTTGAGCCCATGTATCTGGCCTACTTTGATTCCCAGTTGACCATGATGCAGACGATCAAGCCGGAGCTGGTAGGGCACCTCGACCTTATCAGGCTCCACGATCCGAATTACCCGGACACATTGGCAAAGCCGGAAGTCTGGCGACGAATTATGCGCAATCTGGTATACGTGAGGGAGATTGGAGCTGTGATGGACATGAATGCACGGGCGCTCCTGAAGGGGCAGGCCGAGCCGTATGTATGTGGCTCCATTTTGCAAGCGGCGTCGGGGATGGGAATTTGTTTCGCCTACGGGGACGACGCCCATGGTCACTGTGAGGTCGGTTTCGGATTTGAAAGAGTTGATGCTCTGCTCTTCGGTGTTGGGGAGATGTCTATCAAATCCTGCGAAGTTTAG
- a CDS encoding pilus assembly protein produces the protein MKSKINYIKHIFLLLTIISTSTPTLAYKATDFNWRPPFTSTSDKPSVTIIFDNSRKMNRPAYANISLAGGPKETIGEMYNSKKEYYGYFNSNLYYKYNNSTNPQHFYAVDEPDTETFYGNFLNWATMHKLDVAKKILTGGLYENGYYKVMPSTIDTSQDSYWTIYIDYLLGSTDLDGNIHSPIPATYPSKDLELFQLRDTTNLRIRYKSGGKDIDSLYNLYIKSSTPKEGVLHKFETKANFALFWFVDLKTGNPGNEHAGGELKVPMSSSSTPDIIETIDELVPTSTSTTLGETLLSVAGYINNNHYPDLVFPDGDMPVGTYYPSSDPFLPTWCTQQNVIIITGGESTHDNISPSKTFDYPSKSNPYPVLKNVDPYIPQFFENGGSTDIITASYFVHTQDLRPDLGGLQSINIFTVFAFGKSSSLLKHASIWGGFQDKDGTYSPARPSPDLLAEGKLGYDKIPYSDEYNTDGYVGTIPSNATKNEVNPDNYFEAETGADLEKAITEAFEAATRAIMSGTAAAVTSQTRSGEGAVYQALFFPPSNATSFAPPWTGQVHALLVDTEGKMHEDTPDANNIQNGILDDSDKYIEYNGTDVYRYSKGDATKQTISTQDINFLWSSSPWLNSISNSTITKNRQYNNYLAGDKTRHIITFADANNNMIADTNEQQEFAWNSSQSIKNKSHFSSYLTLFESDSGKLGYPTDNSLRDDDDVMPILAQRQINFIRGQDQPEKSFVINSKTVPDPMRSRTLGNGTTWRLGDIVYSSPTIVGTPTENYHILYRDSTYRDFYNYYKNRRQVVYVGANDGMIHAFNGGFYKSKSEGFSLSHNGTQTTFPLGMELWSYIPYNLLPHLKWLTDPDYGGKLHVPYMDLKPKIFDARVFSATSSSGIYHPQGWGTLLVAGMRFGGGMIQSDPLKNGSDIRTMTSAYVILDITDPEQPPKVLAELTMPNQGFTTCYPTVLPMATANTMDPSNSTNQWYLVFGSGPADENGDATTIPNDYRNPAISKQNGHLYVIDLKELVAGKVYSLDENNNKAKTAGAHIFKTTESLSFIGDPVSTDLDYGSYNTQKEFKTDFVYYGTISGNETNPAGTLRRITTYNNQTTSSWDDAVVIDVAKPVYAAPNISIDETDQLWVYFGAGRFFNRGDIPQTQHMSFYGVKDPVYNGTLVQNTPSPVITSELYDSTHVTLNGDDCPSGSYDRKCVKVYKSGQLIGDWDTFITEISPYKGWRNDFIPNWERVLGQSAVFGGAVVFTSYTPDDDICIPEGTSNLYALYYKTGTSYYLPILNGKFDKYISLEKGLAITPSIHVGEDGSTAYVQTSTGAILTFKIETPIKVNPGVLFWRKNLN, from the coding sequence ATGAAAAGCAAAATCAATTATATTAAACACATTTTCTTACTGCTTACAATAATATCTACATCTACTCCAACGCTTGCATATAAAGCTACTGATTTCAACTGGAGACCACCGTTTACTAGCACCAGCGACAAGCCGTCTGTAACAATTATCTTTGATAATTCTCGCAAGATGAACAGGCCAGCCTATGCGAATATCAGTCTCGCAGGCGGCCCTAAAGAAACAATCGGCGAAATGTATAACTCTAAAAAAGAATACTATGGTTACTTTAATTCAAATTTATATTATAAATATAATAATTCAACAAATCCACAGCACTTTTATGCTGTCGATGAGCCTGACACGGAAACATTTTATGGAAATTTTTTAAACTGGGCAACAATGCATAAGCTTGATGTAGCTAAAAAAATACTAACCGGCGGACTCTACGAAAATGGTTACTATAAAGTTATGCCGAGCACAATCGATACGTCTCAAGACTCATATTGGACAATTTATATCGATTACTTACTTGGATCGACAGACTTAGACGGAAACATTCATAGCCCAATACCCGCGACATACCCCAGCAAAGACCTAGAACTTTTTCAATTAAGAGACACCACTAATTTAAGAATACGTTACAAATCAGGCGGAAAGGACATTGATAGTCTTTATAATTTATACATAAAATCGTCGACGCCCAAAGAGGGCGTCCTCCATAAATTTGAAACTAAGGCAAATTTTGCACTGTTTTGGTTTGTAGATTTAAAAACAGGGAACCCTGGAAATGAACATGCTGGTGGCGAGTTAAAAGTCCCAATGTCCTCTTCTAGCACTCCAGATATCATCGAGACAATAGACGAACTCGTTCCAACCTCAACATCGACAACACTTGGCGAAACATTATTGAGTGTAGCTGGGTACATAAATAATAACCACTATCCAGATCTTGTCTTTCCTGATGGCGATATGCCTGTTGGAACATACTATCCAAGCAGCGATCCATTTTTACCGACTTGGTGCACACAGCAAAATGTGATTATTATCACCGGCGGAGAAAGTACTCACGACAATATCTCACCTTCAAAAACATTCGATTATCCTTCAAAATCGAATCCGTATCCGGTTCTGAAAAATGTTGACCCTTACATTCCTCAGTTTTTTGAAAATGGAGGCTCAACTGACATCATAACCGCTTCATATTTTGTTCATACCCAAGACCTAAGACCAGACTTAGGCGGTCTACAATCTATAAATATTTTTACAGTTTTTGCTTTTGGAAAATCAAGCTCGCTGTTAAAGCACGCTTCAATATGGGGAGGCTTCCAGGACAAGGATGGCACGTATAGCCCCGCACGCCCATCACCAGACTTACTGGCGGAGGGAAAACTTGGATACGATAAAATTCCATACTCTGACGAATACAATACAGATGGTTATGTAGGAACCATCCCATCCAATGCCACAAAAAACGAGGTTAATCCCGACAACTACTTCGAAGCGGAAACTGGCGCAGATTTAGAAAAAGCTATCACCGAGGCATTTGAAGCTGCCACACGAGCAATTATGTCCGGAACAGCTGCAGCTGTAACCTCACAAACTCGCAGCGGAGAAGGCGCAGTATATCAAGCCCTATTTTTTCCACCTTCAAACGCTACATCATTCGCCCCCCCTTGGACGGGCCAAGTACACGCGCTACTTGTAGACACTGAGGGCAAAATGCATGAGGATACGCCTGATGCAAATAACATTCAAAACGGGATACTTGATGATTCTGACAAGTATATCGAATATAACGGCACGGATGTCTATAGATACTCAAAAGGTGACGCCACTAAACAAACTATATCTACACAAGATATCAATTTTTTATGGTCTTCGTCTCCTTGGCTTAACTCAATTAGCAATTCTACAATCACAAAAAACAGACAATACAACAATTATTTGGCTGGAGACAAAACTAGACACATAATTACATTCGCAGATGCAAACAATAACATGATTGCGGACACGAATGAACAACAAGAATTTGCGTGGAATAGTTCGCAGAGCATAAAAAATAAATCTCATTTTTCTAGTTATTTAACTTTGTTCGAATCAGATTCTGGCAAGCTTGGCTACCCGACTGACAACTCTTTGCGAGACGATGACGACGTCATGCCTATTTTGGCTCAACGACAAATCAATTTCATCCGAGGACAGGATCAGCCAGAAAAATCCTTTGTTATAAACAGCAAAACCGTTCCTGATCCTATGCGGTCTCGCACTCTTGGCAATGGCACGACTTGGCGACTAGGAGATATTGTTTATTCTTCACCCACAATAGTTGGAACACCAACTGAAAATTACCATATACTCTATCGCGACAGCACATATCGCGATTTCTACAATTATTACAAAAATAGGCGTCAAGTTGTTTACGTTGGCGCAAATGACGGAATGATACATGCTTTTAACGGAGGATTTTATAAATCAAAAAGCGAAGGATTTTCACTGTCGCATAATGGAACACAAACAACTTTTCCACTTGGAATGGAACTTTGGTCATATATTCCTTACAATCTTTTACCACATCTAAAGTGGTTAACAGATCCGGACTATGGTGGAAAATTACATGTCCCTTACATGGATTTAAAACCTAAAATATTCGATGCTCGGGTATTTAGTGCAACAAGTTCATCCGGAATATATCATCCGCAAGGTTGGGGAACCCTACTAGTCGCTGGAATGCGTTTCGGTGGCGGGATGATACAATCAGACCCACTTAAAAACGGATCCGACATCAGAACAATGACATCTGCATACGTCATCCTTGACATAACGGACCCGGAACAACCACCCAAGGTTTTAGCAGAGCTAACAATGCCGAACCAAGGGTTTACGACATGCTATCCAACCGTGCTGCCTATGGCCACGGCAAACACAATGGATCCTTCAAATTCCACAAACCAATGGTATCTTGTTTTTGGTTCTGGCCCGGCAGATGAAAATGGAGACGCAACCACCATACCTAATGACTATCGAAATCCAGCAATTAGCAAGCAAAATGGCCATCTATATGTTATAGACTTAAAAGAACTCGTAGCAGGAAAGGTCTACTCTTTAGACGAGAACAACAATAAGGCGAAAACCGCAGGCGCTCATATTTTTAAAACAACAGAATCTTTATCTTTTATTGGCGATCCGGTTTCAACAGATTTAGACTATGGCAGCTATAACACTCAAAAAGAATTTAAAACAGACTTTGTTTATTACGGCACAATCAGCGGAAATGAGACAAATCCAGCAGGAACATTAAGAAGAATCACTACATATAACAATCAAACTACTTCTTCATGGGACGATGCTGTTGTAATAGACGTAGCGAAGCCAGTCTACGCTGCACCCAACATATCTATTGATGAAACAGACCAGCTCTGGGTCTATTTTGGAGCTGGCCGATTTTTTAATCGCGGCGACATTCCTCAAACCCAGCACATGTCTTTCTATGGAGTCAAGGATCCTGTCTACAACGGCACGTTAGTCCAAAATACACCTAGCCCTGTCATAACTAGCGAACTTTACGACAGCACGCACGTTACACTCAACGGTGACGACTGCCCCTCAGGTTCATATGACAGAAAGTGCGTGAAAGTTTATAAATCTGGCCAACTGATCGGAGACTGGGATACATTTATTACAGAAATATCTCCATATAAAGGCTGGCGAAATGATTTCATTCCTAATTGGGAGCGCGTATTAGGACAATCTGCTGTTTTTGGAGGAGCTGTTGTTTTCACATCGTACACTCCTGACGATGATATCTGCATCCCAGAAGGAACTAGCAACCTTTACGCTCTTTATTACAAAACAGGCACATCATACTATCTCCCCATACTTAATGGAAAATTTGACAAATATATTTCACTTGAAAAAGGGTTAGCAATTACGCCAAGCATTCATGTTGGCGAAGATGGCTCAACTGCATATGTGCAAACTAGCACTGGAGCTATTTTAACTTTTAAAATCGAAACACCAATTAAAGTAAACCCAGGAGTGTTATTTTGGAGAAAAAATTTAAATTAA
- a CDS encoding pilus assembly PilX family protein, whose amino-acid sequence MKQNMYMIFVDTRKNRMKQEKGSALIIAVIVLTILGILGLAALDIADLNLFMAANDRESKASFFRADSGANIGREFIMKAFDEGNSTFYESNANEWQNATFNATEPGLLKYHIYNDQATYIKAGLLEINAKGTGLIIGAGYEGFGKGLAHGAEFHYLIRSHRTGARNSEAEVDLGFRDVDN is encoded by the coding sequence GTGAAACAGAATATGTATATGATTTTTGTAGATACACGCAAGAATAGAATGAAACAAGAAAAAGGATCAGCACTTATCATAGCAGTAATTGTCCTAACTATATTAGGGATACTTGGGCTTGCTGCACTTGATATTGCCGACTTGAATCTTTTTATGGCGGCAAACGACAGAGAATCTAAAGCCTCCTTTTTTAGAGCGGATTCAGGGGCGAATATCGGCAGAGAATTCATAATGAAGGCTTTTGACGAAGGCAATTCAACATTCTATGAAAGCAATGCAAATGAATGGCAAAACGCCACATTTAACGCCACTGAACCAGGGCTTTTAAAATATCATATTTACAATGACCAAGCCACATATATCAAAGCAGGACTTTTAGAAATTAACGCCAAAGGAACTGGATTGATCATTGGGGCTGGGTATGAAGGCTTCGGCAAAGGATTAGCCCATGGGGCAGAGTTCCATTACCTTATTCGATCGCACAGAACTGGTGCGCGAAATAGTGAAGCCGAAGTCGATCTTGGCTTTAGAGATGTTGATAACTAA
- a CDS encoding type IV pilus modification PilV family protein: MKHHNESKINGFTLVEVLIASAILAVGLLAVSTMIAKSTIQDSRSYYMTKASMLAEEFFEQESYKQYTTKFGNLTDTTKSIIIDGISYERNCNVNNATPVEFCKEMTCSITWNNKGVVGETEYVYDFCRYTQE; encoded by the coding sequence ATGAAACACCACAATGAATCCAAGATCAATGGCTTTACGCTAGTCGAAGTACTAATCGCTTCAGCAATACTAGCTGTCGGACTACTCGCTGTATCAACAATGATTGCAAAATCAACGATACAAGACAGCAGATCTTACTACATGACAAAAGCAAGCATGCTTGCTGAAGAATTTTTTGAACAAGAATCCTATAAACAATACACAACAAAATTTGGCAACCTCACTGATACCACAAAAAGCATAATCATAGACGGAATATCATACGAAAGAAACTGCAATGTCAACAATGCAACTCCAGTTGAATTTTGCAAAGAAATGACGTGCTCAATCACGTGGAACAATAAAGGGGTAGTAGGTGAAACAGAATATGTATATGATTTTTGTAGATACACGCAAGAATAG
- a CDS encoding PilW family protein, which yields MPERNKEHGMTLVEILVGLVMMGIIVTGIYNLFRVHNLMAAKQEETTMMQQELLTALVDMSEELRMCGFKPMGIGNFGFNATATNQTSIYCTRGMSLNNNSTNIIAYTRNSTNHLLVYMTDDDTWVEAASNISDLRFAYYDANSVEISNPTSGNVDKIRMVEINATATPSPARAALGISNRNMHTRVWLRNMGLD from the coding sequence ATGCCTGAAAGAAACAAAGAACACGGCATGACCTTGGTGGAAATCCTAGTGGGCTTAGTCATGATGGGTATTATTGTGACGGGCATCTATAATCTTTTTCGCGTGCATAACCTTATGGCTGCCAAGCAGGAAGAGACAACAATGATGCAGCAAGAGCTTCTTACTGCGCTAGTCGACATGTCGGAAGAACTTAGAATGTGTGGCTTTAAACCGATGGGAATAGGAAATTTCGGATTTAATGCGACAGCTACAAATCAAACTTCCATATACTGCACACGCGGAATGTCATTAAACAACAACTCAACAAATATTATTGCATACACAAGAAACAGCACAAACCACCTTCTTGTATACATGACAGACGATGACACATGGGTTGAGGCAGCATCAAATATCAGCGATTTGCGCTTCGCATATTATGATGCAAACAGTGTCGAAATCTCCAATCCAACAAGCGGAAATGTTGACAAAATACGCATGGTCGAAATTAATGCAACAGCGACACCATCCCCTGCCAGAGCAGCACTAGGGATTAGTAATAGAAATATGCATACTCGCGTTTGGCTACGCAACATGGGGCTAGACTGA
- a CDS encoding GspH/FimT family pseudopilin encodes MSTLIIKESVMITKKNTPATSQGFSLVELLVIVAIIAILAGLSGLALMKWIPQANLKRAARTIVSMCQDARIEAIKRNQPVSLNCTQNENSCIVRLDDGTIYRQFNLSSLQSNVHLTGSLITTFNSRGRASVADSLPIKNNAEKTLTITVRSSGSIVTN; translated from the coding sequence TTGTCCACCCTGATCATCAAAGAAAGCGTCATGATCACAAAAAAAAACACCCCGGCGACATCACAGGGTTTCAGTCTGGTCGAATTGCTCGTCATCGTGGCGATAATTGCCATCCTTGCAGGCTTGTCTGGCTTGGCGCTGATGAAATGGATTCCTCAAGCCAATCTGAAGCGGGCGGCGAGAACAATCGTGAGCATGTGCCAAGATGCGCGCATCGAGGCCATCAAGAGGAATCAGCCTGTCAGCCTGAACTGCACACAAAACGAAAATTCGTGTATCGTCAGACTAGATGATGGAACGATATACAGACAATTCAATCTTTCGTCCCTGCAAAGCAACGTTCATCTCACAGGATCCCTTATTACCACGTTTAACAGCCGTGGCAGAGCATCAGTTGCTGACTCACTACCAATCAAAAACAACGCCGAAAAGACACTGACAATAACCGTCCGATCCTCAGGCAGCATCGTGACAAATTAG
- a CDS encoding prepilin-type N-terminal cleavage/methylation domain-containing protein, with translation MQTTLRPQSGMTLIEILVVTAIAGVMTAAIATLFQFHHRMAMKQEETTLMQQELLAATSQIAEELRMCGYSPTGAPGFGFKNLPEKGKPDYGRATNQTAIYCTLDYMGDGKVDESGSGSLWDHAGFRLNVLNTGAPKSEPDNVLRKYDTGAVHWQPLCTNIGELRFAYFDNKGESIEDPEQNTDKICIVEIKITAIPSSNRANLGIGNRTMATRVTCRNLTCGR, from the coding sequence GTGCAAACAACATTACGACCCCAATCCGGCATGACCCTTATCGAAATCCTCGTGGTGACGGCCATCGCAGGGGTCATGACAGCGGCAATTGCCACGCTTTTCCAGTTTCACCACCGCATGGCCATGAAGCAGGAGGAAACCACCCTCATGCAGCAGGAACTGCTCGCGGCAACCAGCCAGATCGCGGAGGAACTGCGCATGTGCGGTTACTCTCCCACCGGAGCCCCTGGGTTCGGCTTCAAAAATTTGCCGGAAAAGGGAAAACCGGACTACGGTAGAGCGACCAACCAAACGGCAATCTATTGCACGCTGGACTACATGGGCGACGGCAAGGTCGATGAAAGCGGCAGCGGCAGCCTTTGGGACCACGCAGGATTCAGACTGAATGTCCTCAACACCGGCGCACCCAAATCCGAACCCGACAACGTCCTCAGAAAATACGACACCGGTGCCGTGCACTGGCAGCCGCTATGCACGAACATCGGAGAACTTCGTTTCGCCTATTTTGACAACAAGGGCGAATCCATAGAGGACCCAGAACAGAACACCGATAAAATCTGCATTGTTGAGATCAAAATAACAGCTATCCCCTCTTCAAATCGCGCAAATCTGGGTATTGGAAACCGAACCATGGCTACGCGGGTAACATGCCGAAATCTTACGTGCGGCCGATAA
- a CDS encoding sigma-54-dependent transcriptional regulator codes for MNRERTILVVDDDEGVRQVLQDLLASVGYRTVFAGDGEEALLRLENGDVDLVVSDDKMPGMSGRELLWECVRRWPGLPVVLLTGYGTVPEAVEAIKAGAVDYLLKPFDGRELLGKIASILAVRDTRAWIGGRGLLAEELWGGKSPAMQRLCKLIERVAPTEATILLLGESGTGKEKIAGLLHRLSQRAYGPFVVVDCGSTPSTLLESELFGHAKGAFTNAFKDKKGLVAEAHGGTLFLDEIGNISSEMQLRLLRFLQERRIRRVGDVSETPVNCRVIAATNADLAELVRRGEFREDLYYRLKVIAIQVPPLRERKPDIPILAERFLQMFAEDGRVRKLDPEVAEAMLDYAWPGNVRELRNMLEAAVILSSDGVIRMEDMQFEETDLDLPLPGNVLSLEDSERQVIVSALEKSNWVVKDAADLLGISRRTMHYKIKKFGIETGRRAS; via the coding sequence GTGAACCGGGAGCGGACCATCCTGGTCGTCGATGACGACGAGGGCGTTCGCCAGGTCCTGCAGGATCTGCTGGCTTCTGTCGGGTACAGGACGGTCTTTGCGGGCGACGGCGAGGAGGCTCTGCTCAGGCTTGAGAATGGGGATGTGGACCTCGTCGTGTCCGACGACAAGATGCCCGGCATGAGCGGGCGCGAGCTGCTTTGGGAGTGCGTGCGGCGCTGGCCCGGGCTGCCTGTCGTGCTGTTGACCGGGTACGGCACCGTGCCCGAGGCTGTGGAGGCCATCAAGGCCGGGGCCGTGGACTATCTGCTCAAACCCTTCGACGGTCGGGAGTTGCTCGGCAAGATCGCGTCCATCCTCGCGGTCCGGGACACCCGTGCCTGGATCGGGGGGCGCGGGCTGCTTGCCGAGGAGCTGTGGGGCGGGAAGAGTCCGGCCATGCAGCGCTTGTGCAAGCTCATCGAACGCGTCGCACCGACGGAAGCCACGATCCTCCTGCTTGGCGAATCCGGCACGGGCAAGGAGAAGATCGCGGGCCTCCTGCACCGTCTGAGCCAGCGCGCGTACGGGCCGTTCGTTGTGGTGGACTGCGGCTCCACGCCGTCCACCCTGCTCGAAAGCGAGCTCTTCGGGCATGCCAAGGGCGCCTTCACCAACGCTTTCAAGGACAAGAAGGGACTCGTGGCCGAGGCTCACGGCGGGACCCTTTTCCTTGACGAGATCGGCAACATCTCCTCGGAGATGCAGCTGCGGCTTCTGCGCTTCCTGCAGGAGCGCCGCATCCGCCGCGTGGGCGACGTGTCCGAGACGCCCGTCAACTGCCGGGTCATCGCCGCCACCAACGCGGACCTGGCCGAACTGGTCCGGCGCGGGGAATTTCGCGAGGACCTCTACTACCGCCTGAAGGTAATCGCCATCCAGGTGCCCCCGCTGCGCGAGCGTAAACCCGACATTCCCATCCTGGCCGAACGCTTCCTGCAGATGTTCGCCGAGGACGGGCGCGTCCGCAAACTCGACCCCGAGGTGGCCGAGGCCATGCTCGACTATGCCTGGCCCGGCAATGTCCGCGAACTTCGGAACATGCTCGAGGCGGCCGTCATCCTGTCCTCGGACGGCGTCATCCGCATGGAGGACATGCAGTTCGAGGAAACCGACCTGGACCTCCCGCTGCCCGGCAACGTGCTCTCCCTTGAGGACAGCGAACGGCAGGTCATCGTCAGCGCCCTGGAGAAAAGCAACTGGGTGGTCAAGGACGCCGCCGACCTGCTCGGCATCAGCCGCCGCACCATGCATTACAAGATCAAGAAATTTGGCATCGAGACGGGCAGAAGGGCAAGTTAG